A single region of the Cyanobacteriota bacterium genome encodes:
- the gcvP gene encoding aminomethyl-transferring glycine dehydrogenase yields the protein MLEPSTTQPSTTASFSAATTPSLAAAPSLSQQSFPGFSPFTQRHIGPRDSDLEAMLAVVGCTSLEELIQQTVPASIRLDRPLQLGEEGCDEYAALQRLRAIAAQNQVYRSFIGMGYYNCITPPVIQRNILENPGWYTQYTPYQPEIAQGRLEALLNFQTMVSDLTALPIANASLLDEGTAAAEAMTLSYNVVNAKTKTQRYQFLVSDTCFPQTIEVVKTRALPLGIEVVVGDHNSMALGDSVFGVLLQYPAQNGAIHDYRPVIDRAHAAGALVIMAADLLSLTLLTPPGELGADIAVGSTQRFGVPLGYGGPHAAYFATKTDYKRQLPGRLVGVSKDVHGQPALRLALQTREQHIRRDKATSNICTAQVLLAVMASMYAVYHGAEGLQRIAERVHRLTVALATGLQSLGYGLGSASYFDTLWVTVGDQADAIMQRALRQRINLRRVNAGTIGLSLDETTTEQDVQDLLSVFAGDRASAVGLDVGHSNGYSPREYVMTPALPKALQRTSAYLTHPVFHSYRSETELLRYIHRLQSKDLSLTTAMIPLGSCTMKLNATAEMMPVTWPEFGQLHPFAPLDQAQGYQQLFHQLEQWLGEITGFAGISLQPNAGSQGEYAGLLVIRQYHIARGEGHRHVCLIPQSAHGTNPASAVMAGMQVVPVACDDQGNIDVADLHAKAEAHSANLAALMVTYPSTHGVFEETIREICALIHAHGGQVYMDGANMNAQVGICRPADFGADVCHLNLHKTFCIPHGGGGPGVGPIGVQPHLVPFLPGHGVVPMGSEQAIGAVSAAPWGSSSILPISWMYIVMMGQAGLKRATEVAILNANYIAKRLEPYYPVLYKGSQGRVAHECILDLREFKKTADIDVDDIAKRLIDYGFHAPTVSWPVAGTMMVEPTESESKQELDRFCEAMIAIRAEIQAIADGVVDRRNNVLKHAPHTAADLLRSEWDRPYSREQAAYPTSWTRAHKFWAPVGRIDSAYGDRNLVCACLPMDAYGQ from the coding sequence ATGCTAGAACCCTCTACCACTCAACCATCCACCACTGCTAGTTTTTCTGCTGCCACAACGCCATCCCTTGCAGCCGCACCGTCCCTTAGTCAACAGTCATTCCCTGGCTTCTCTCCCTTTACCCAGCGCCACATTGGCCCCCGCGATTCTGACCTAGAAGCAATGTTAGCTGTAGTGGGCTGCACTAGTTTAGAGGAGTTGATTCAGCAAACTGTGCCTGCTAGTATTCGCCTAGATCGTCCACTCCAGCTAGGAGAAGAGGGGTGCGACGAGTATGCGGCTTTGCAGCGCCTGCGGGCGATCGCAGCCCAGAACCAAGTCTATCGCTCTTTTATTGGCATGGGCTACTACAACTGTATTACCCCACCTGTAATCCAGCGCAACATTTTAGAAAATCCGGGCTGGTATACCCAATACACCCCCTATCAGCCAGAAATTGCCCAAGGGCGATTGGAAGCCTTGCTAAACTTCCAGACGATGGTGAGTGATTTAACCGCCCTGCCGATCGCCAATGCGTCCTTACTAGACGAGGGTACCGCTGCTGCCGAAGCCATGACCCTCAGCTACAACGTTGTTAACGCTAAGACCAAAACCCAGCGCTACCAGTTCTTGGTCAGTGACACCTGCTTTCCCCAGACGATCGAGGTAGTCAAAACTCGCGCCCTGCCCTTGGGCATCGAAGTTGTCGTTGGTGACCACAACAGCATGGCCTTGGGGGACTCGGTGTTTGGTGTATTGCTACAATATCCTGCCCAAAATGGAGCTATTCACGACTATCGCCCTGTCATCGATCGTGCCCATGCAGCAGGTGCCCTGGTGATCATGGCGGCTGACTTGCTAAGCCTCACACTACTCACACCCCCTGGTGAACTAGGGGCTGACATCGCTGTGGGCAGTACCCAACGGTTTGGTGTACCCCTGGGCTACGGAGGCCCCCATGCTGCTTACTTTGCTACCAAGACAGACTACAAGCGGCAACTCCCTGGTCGGTTAGTGGGGGTCTCTAAAGATGTACACGGACAGCCTGCCTTGCGGCTAGCTCTACAAACCCGTGAGCAGCATATTCGCCGGGATAAAGCTACGAGCAATATTTGTACAGCCCAAGTGCTCCTGGCCGTGATGGCTTCTATGTATGCGGTTTATCACGGGGCTGAGGGCTTACAACGGATTGCAGAACGGGTGCATAGGCTGACTGTAGCGTTGGCCACTGGGTTACAGTCCCTAGGGTATGGGTTAGGATCCGCCAGTTACTTTGATACGCTATGGGTGACCGTAGGTGACCAAGCAGATGCCATTATGCAGCGGGCACTTCGGCAGCGGATTAATTTGCGGCGGGTGAATGCCGGTACGATCGGCCTCTCCCTGGATGAAACCACCACAGAGCAGGATGTGCAGGATTTGTTATCGGTATTTGCTGGCGATCGCGCGTCCGCCGTGGGCCTGGATGTTGGTCACAGCAACGGCTATTCCCCCAGGGAGTATGTCATGACACCGGCACTCCCCAAAGCTCTGCAACGAACTTCGGCCTACCTCACCCACCCTGTTTTCCACAGCTATCGTTCAGAGACAGAATTGCTGCGCTATATCCACCGCCTGCAAAGCAAAGACCTGTCCCTTACAACGGCAATGATTCCTCTGGGATCCTGTACTATGAAGTTGAATGCCACGGCTGAGATGATGCCTGTGACGTGGCCAGAGTTTGGACAATTGCACCCCTTCGCTCCCCTTGACCAAGCTCAAGGCTATCAGCAACTCTTCCACCAGTTGGAGCAGTGGTTAGGGGAAATTACTGGCTTTGCCGGCATTTCCTTGCAACCAAATGCTGGCTCCCAAGGGGAATATGCAGGCTTGTTGGTGATTCGCCAGTATCACATAGCACGGGGTGAGGGGCATCGGCATGTATGTTTGATTCCACAGTCAGCCCATGGAACAAACCCGGCTAGTGCCGTTATGGCGGGAATGCAAGTGGTACCCGTTGCCTGTGATGACCAGGGCAATATTGACGTTGCTGATCTCCACGCCAAAGCCGAGGCTCATAGTGCCAATCTGGCAGCCTTAATGGTGACCTATCCTTCCACCCATGGCGTATTTGAGGAAACAATTCGGGAAATTTGTGCCCTTATCCATGCCCATGGCGGTCAAGTCTATATGGATGGTGCCAATATGAATGCCCAAGTGGGGATCTGTCGTCCTGCAGATTTTGGGGCCGATGTTTGTCATTTGAACCTACACAAAACCTTCTGCATTCCCCATGGTGGGGGTGGCCCAGGGGTGGGGCCGATCGGAGTTCAACCTCATTTAGTGCCTTTTCTCCCAGGGCATGGGGTAGTGCCCATGGGCAGTGAGCAGGCGATAGGAGCCGTATCGGCTGCGCCTTGGGGTAGCAGTAGCATCCTCCCCATTTCTTGGATGTACATTGTCATGATGGGGCAAGCAGGGCTGAAGCGAGCTACGGAGGTAGCAATTCTCAATGCTAACTACATTGCTAAGCGGCTAGAACCCTACTATCCCGTACTGTATAAAGGGAGTCAGGGAAGGGTAGCCCATGAGTGCATTCTGGATTTGCGGGAGTTTAAGAAAACCGCTGATATTGACGTAGATGACATTGCCAAGCGGCTGATTGACTACGGGTTTCATGCTCCTACGGTGTCGTGGCCGGTGGCAGGCACGATGATGGTGGAGCCGACGGAGAGTGAATCGAAGCAGGAGCTAGATCGGTTCTGTGAAGCCATGATTGCTATCCGGGCAGAGATTCAGGCTATTGCCGATGGCGTGGTTGACCGTCGTAACAATGTGCTAAAGCATGCACCCCACACGGCTGCTGACCTGTTGCGCTCAGAGTGGGATCGTCCCTACAGCCGAGAACAGGCCGCCTATCCCACATCTTGGACTCGCGCCCACAAATTCTGGGCACCCGTAGGCCGCATTGACAGCGCCTATGGCGATCGCAACTTGGTTTGCGCGTGTTTGCCCATGGATGCCTATGGCCAATGA
- the priA gene encoding primosomal protein N': MVAHIALFRNHLLTAGTGSKPDWIYDQRPENWYMDVTPDCYSAQSLDLGTEGHCHAADQPTPKGWVDVLVDCPGAQGLYIYAVPPHLTVQPGDILTVPFGAQQVGAIAVHRRSSPPVDLEASQIRWVEEVVSQGFFPADYWTLLRQVADYYCTPLMQVIRVALPPGLLRRSQRRIRQVTAPSLQNSPQTTPAQHLLAALAQSKTRDLTWQFLQQRVRGAASGLRELQQLGLVESYLAMPSPVRPKLQQAVTLTTTLGQAPLSPRQQEVLEVLKAKGGELWMTELLQLCRVSASVVKTLAHKGYVVIQPRELLRSEVNPVLPRDQPKLLNADQRQAVATITSLSGYAQVLLHGVTGSGKTEVYLQAIAPVLSRQQSVLILVPEIGLTPQLTDRLRQRFAPSSLLLYHSGLADGERYDTWRQMLQPNPRIVLGTRSAIFAPLTNLGLIILDEEHDDSFKQDQPAPCYHARTVAQWRAALANCPLVLGSATPSLESWVACGGPGILPLPSTSSLEHAAAVSVSQASPPALGSDRGLRCYLSLPKRIHDRPLPPMTVVDMRQEFQQGNRSIFSRQLQQALIELQANRQQGILFIHRRGHSTFVACRNCGYVLDCPHCDVSLAYHHTHAQASPLLRCHYCNFTQLHPSHCPQCNSPYLKHFGSGTQRVVQELARLLPDLRCLRYDSDTTRTKGAHRALMSQFAQGDADVLVGTQMLTKGIDLPQVTLVGILAADGLLHLADYRASERSYQTLTQVAGRSGRGDHPGQVILQTYNPDHPVIRAVQRQCYAAFAEAELAMRASFHYPPLAQLALVRLSSPNPTAVEVTAHRCADLLQASLGPQPNCQIMGAVPAPILRVADRYRWQILIKCWGSANLSSLLAAAMEPLRAACPTSVSFTIDIDPLHLG, translated from the coding sequence GTGGTAGCTCACATTGCCCTCTTCCGCAACCACTTGCTCACAGCAGGAACGGGTTCTAAGCCTGACTGGATCTACGATCAACGCCCAGAGAATTGGTATATGGATGTTACCCCTGATTGCTACTCTGCCCAGTCCCTAGACCTTGGAACTGAAGGACACTGTCACGCTGCTGACCAGCCTACCCCTAAGGGCTGGGTGGATGTCCTGGTGGATTGTCCCGGTGCTCAAGGTCTGTATATCTACGCTGTGCCACCCCATCTTACGGTGCAACCTGGGGATATTTTGACCGTTCCCTTCGGTGCCCAACAGGTGGGGGCAATCGCGGTGCATCGGCGATCGTCACCCCCCGTTGACCTAGAGGCAAGCCAAATTCGCTGGGTTGAGGAGGTTGTGAGTCAGGGCTTTTTTCCCGCTGATTATTGGACATTGCTACGCCAAGTTGCGGACTACTATTGCACACCCCTGATGCAGGTGATTCGTGTAGCACTGCCCCCTGGACTGTTACGGCGATCGCAGCGCCGCATCCGTCAAGTGACTGCTCCTAGCCTCCAAAACAGTCCCCAAACTACCCCAGCTCAACACCTGTTGGCCGCCCTTGCCCAGAGTAAAACCAGAGATTTGACCTGGCAGTTTCTTCAACAACGGGTGCGGGGTGCGGCTTCAGGACTACGGGAACTACAGCAGTTGGGATTGGTAGAAAGCTACCTAGCCATGCCGTCGCCAGTACGCCCCAAGTTGCAGCAGGCAGTTACCCTGACTACAACCCTAGGGCAAGCACCGTTAAGCCCCCGCCAGCAAGAAGTGCTGGAAGTTTTGAAAGCTAAGGGAGGTGAGCTATGGATGACAGAATTGTTGCAACTGTGCCGGGTCAGTGCTTCGGTGGTCAAAACCTTGGCCCACAAAGGGTATGTGGTGATTCAGCCCCGGGAACTGCTGCGATCGGAGGTCAACCCTGTCTTGCCTAGGGATCAGCCCAAGCTCCTCAATGCTGATCAGAGGCAAGCTGTAGCAACCATTACAAGTCTGTCTGGCTATGCCCAGGTGCTGTTGCATGGAGTTACGGGTTCCGGCAAAACAGAGGTCTATCTGCAGGCGATCGCCCCGGTGCTCAGTCGGCAACAATCCGTTCTGATTCTCGTCCCTGAAATTGGCCTGACCCCCCAGTTAACTGATCGCCTTCGCCAGCGCTTTGCTCCCAGTTCCCTCTTGCTTTACCACAGTGGCTTAGCCGATGGTGAACGTTACGACACCTGGCGACAAATGCTGCAACCTAACCCCCGGATTGTTCTAGGCACACGCTCGGCCATTTTTGCCCCCCTGACCAACCTAGGGCTAATCATTCTAGATGAAGAGCATGATGACAGCTTCAAGCAAGACCAACCTGCTCCCTGTTACCATGCCCGCACCGTTGCTCAATGGCGTGCTGCCCTGGCTAACTGTCCCTTGGTGTTGGGTTCTGCCACACCCTCCCTAGAAAGTTGGGTTGCCTGTGGTGGCCCAGGGATTTTACCTTTGCCATCAACCTCGTCCCTAGAGCATGCTGCTGCTGTGTCAGTTTCCCAGGCTAGTCCCCCAGCCCTAGGCAGTGACCGAGGGCTGCGCTGCTACCTATCTCTGCCCAAGCGCATCCACGATCGTCCCCTACCACCCATGACCGTGGTAGATATGCGCCAGGAATTTCAGCAGGGTAACCGTTCAATCTTTAGTCGTCAGTTGCAACAGGCCCTGATCGAACTGCAAGCCAACCGTCAGCAGGGCATTCTCTTCATCCATCGGCGAGGACATAGCACCTTTGTAGCCTGCCGCAACTGTGGCTACGTTCTGGACTGTCCCCACTGTGATGTTTCCCTAGCCTATCACCACACCCATGCCCAGGCATCCCCGTTACTGCGTTGTCACTACTGCAACTTTACCCAGCTCCATCCTTCCCATTGTCCCCAGTGCAACTCCCCCTACCTCAAGCACTTTGGCAGTGGCACTCAGCGGGTCGTGCAGGAGTTAGCACGGCTACTACCCGATCTGCGCTGTCTCCGGTACGACAGTGACACCACTCGTACCAAAGGTGCTCACCGTGCCCTGATGAGCCAGTTTGCCCAGGGCGATGCCGATGTGTTGGTAGGCACCCAAATGCTCACCAAAGGGATTGATCTGCCCCAAGTGACCCTAGTGGGCATCTTGGCGGCTGATGGCTTGCTACATCTAGCAGATTACCGAGCTAGTGAGCGATCGTACCAGACCCTGACCCAAGTAGCCGGACGCTCAGGGCGAGGAGACCACCCTGGCCAAGTCATCCTCCAAACCTATAACCCCGATCATCCCGTTATTCGTGCTGTGCAACGGCAGTGCTATGCAGCATTTGCCGAGGCTGAGCTAGCCATGCGCGCTAGCTTTCACTACCCCCCCCTGGCACAATTGGCCCTAGTGCGACTCAGTAGCCCTAATCCCACGGCAGTAGAAGTGACCGCCCATCGCTGTGCTGACCTATTGCAGGCTAGCCTTGGCCCACAGCCCAACTGTCAAATCATGGGGGCAGTGCCCGCGCCGATTCTGCGGGTTGCCGATCGCTACCGCTGGCAAATCTTAATCAAGTGCTGGGGATCAGCAAACCTCTCATCGTTACTAGCAGCAGCGATGGAACCATTGCGGGCAGCCTGCCCAACCTCGGTTAGTTTCACGATTGATATTGACCCCCTACACCTAGGCTAA